A single region of the Gracilibacillus caseinilyticus genome encodes:
- a CDS encoding molybdopterin molybdotransferase MoeA, which translates to MLNERNPIPVKEAIAKVQACYQTGQTEWVPVTEAATRILAMDITADHHVPPFDRSPYDGYALRSDDTTGASAEQPKKLEVVGHIGAGSVHSEPLTDHQAVRIMTGAAIPKGADAVVMLEDTAAEEIEGRTYVNIMKPSAQQQNISFKGEDVQKGEVIIKKGTEINPGVIALLATFGYASVPVAKKPVIGVIATGSELLEVSEPLEPGRIRNSNAYMISAQLERAGAIPRYYGQLADDLASSIEKISAVLEEVDFLITTGGVSVGDFDLLPEIYQALEADVLFNKVAMRPGSVTTVTTTANNILFGLSGNPSACYVGFELFTRPLIDHFLGKRQIGLPAVEAVLDVDIPKANPFSRFMRGYYYFQDQTVFVQLAGKDKSNMVHSLANANCLIELPGGTAGFNKGDRVLIHRLGE; encoded by the coding sequence ATGTTAAACGAGCGAAATCCGATTCCGGTAAAAGAAGCCATAGCAAAAGTACAAGCCTGTTATCAGACGGGGCAGACAGAGTGGGTCCCGGTAACAGAAGCAGCAACTCGTATACTAGCTATGGATATTACGGCAGATCACCACGTCCCACCATTTGATCGATCACCGTATGATGGCTATGCATTGCGGTCAGATGATACAACAGGAGCGAGCGCAGAGCAGCCCAAAAAACTGGAGGTCGTGGGTCATATCGGGGCCGGCAGCGTCCATTCTGAACCACTGACAGATCATCAGGCCGTCCGAATAATGACAGGTGCAGCCATTCCCAAAGGAGCCGATGCAGTTGTTATGCTGGAAGATACTGCGGCTGAAGAAATAGAAGGCAGAACATACGTTAATATTATGAAACCAAGTGCACAACAGCAAAATATTTCCTTTAAAGGGGAAGACGTTCAAAAAGGCGAAGTGATCATCAAAAAGGGTACAGAAATAAACCCAGGAGTGATCGCTTTACTAGCTACGTTCGGCTATGCTTCTGTACCTGTTGCAAAAAAACCAGTGATCGGTGTCATTGCTACTGGCAGTGAACTATTAGAAGTATCTGAGCCACTAGAGCCAGGCAGGATTCGTAACAGTAATGCATATATGATCTCGGCACAATTAGAGCGGGCAGGAGCCATTCCTAGGTATTATGGGCAATTAGCTGATGATCTTGCGTCCAGTATTGAAAAAATTTCTGCAGTGTTAGAAGAGGTTGATTTTTTAATTACAACAGGTGGTGTGTCTGTCGGTGATTTTGATCTATTACCAGAAATTTATCAGGCTTTAGAAGCAGACGTTTTGTTTAACAAAGTGGCAATGCGACCAGGAAGTGTGACAACTGTAACGACTACCGCAAATAATATTTTGTTTGGATTATCAGGAAATCCTTCTGCTTGTTATGTCGGATTTGAACTATTTACGAGACCACTGATTGATCACTTCTTAGGTAAACGTCAAATTGGTTTACCTGCAGTGGAAGCGGTGCTTGATGTGGATATACCAAAAGCAAATCCATTCTCACGTTTCATGAGAGGGTACTATTACTTTCAAGATCAAACCGTCTTTGTTCAACTTGCAGGTAAAGATAAATCCAATATGGTCCATTCGTTGGCAAATGCGAATTGTCTGATAGAATTACCGGGTGGTACAGCAGGATTTAATAAAGGTGATCGCGTGTTGATTCATCGGTTAGGAGAATGA
- a CDS encoding ThiF family adenylyltransferase — protein MPELDRYDRQMLFKGIGEEGQRKLLAKRVLIVGCGALGSSVAEILARAGVGKLTIIDRDYVEWSNLQRQHLFTEEDARDQLPKAAAASDHLTKINSCVEIEPVVMDATAENLESYVQQADLVIDATDNFDIRFILNDLCQKNKKVWIFGACVGSSGMTFTIIPEKTPCLDCLLKVTPMFGATCDAVGIISPAVQMVVAHQTTEAMKLLIGADEEVSSKLIIFDLWHHHYQTIDVSRAKQPQCASCGATPDYPSLSYQNRTKTEILCGRDTVQIRGKKFSFSHLQQKLSSYHNVRENAFLLSVDIHDKRIIFFKDGRTFIHGTKSIEEAKKLYYQIVG, from the coding sequence ATGCCAGAACTAGATAGATATGATCGCCAAATGCTTTTCAAAGGAATTGGTGAAGAGGGTCAACGAAAATTATTGGCCAAGCGCGTCTTGATTGTCGGATGTGGTGCATTGGGATCATCTGTAGCGGAAATCCTTGCTCGAGCCGGAGTAGGAAAGCTGACCATCATCGATCGTGATTATGTCGAATGGAGCAATTTACAAAGGCAGCATTTGTTTACCGAAGAAGATGCGCGCGATCAGCTCCCGAAAGCGGCAGCGGCAAGTGATCATTTAACAAAAATCAACAGCTGTGTTGAAATAGAGCCAGTTGTGATGGACGCAACTGCAGAGAATCTTGAAAGCTATGTACAACAGGCAGATCTGGTGATTGATGCTACGGATAATTTTGATATCAGATTTATCTTGAATGATCTTTGTCAAAAAAATAAAAAAGTATGGATTTTTGGTGCATGTGTAGGCAGTTCTGGTATGACATTTACGATTATTCCTGAAAAGACACCTTGCTTGGACTGTTTGTTAAAGGTTACGCCGATGTTCGGTGCGACATGTGACGCAGTTGGTATTATCAGTCCTGCAGTACAAATGGTGGTTGCGCACCAAACGACAGAAGCTATGAAACTATTAATTGGGGCTGACGAAGAAGTAAGTAGTAAATTAATTATTTTCGATCTGTGGCATCACCATTATCAAACCATTGATGTCAGCAGGGCAAAACAGCCTCAATGTGCAAGTTGTGGTGCCACTCCTGACTATCCGAGTCTTTCTTATCAGAATCGAACAAAAACAGAAATTTTATGTGGCCGGGATACCGTTCAAATTCGCGGAAAAAAATTTAGTTTCTCTCATTTGCAACAAAAACTATCCAGTTATCATAATGTGCGTGAGAATGCCTTTTTATTGTCGGTAGATATCCATGATAAACGCATTATTTTCTTTAAGGATGGACGTACCTTTATCCACGGTACTAAATCAATTGAAGAAGCCAAAAAATTATATTATCAGATTGTTGGTTAG
- the moaA gene encoding GTP 3',8-cyclase MoaA → MQQSVITDKFGRALQDLRISVTDRCNFRCRYCMPREIFGKDFVFLPKEHLLSFEEIERLAKIFLKLGVRKIRLTGGEPLLRKGIVSLIERLAALEGLQDIGLTTNAVLLGKMSDDLKAAGLKRVNVSLDAIEDETFMQINDSNYRTQPVINSIIKAKKAGLEVKVNMVVKKGMNDHQVVPMAAFFKDLSITLRYIEFMDVGQTNGWDFKHVLTKKEIFDMLSEHYSLEPVDPSYFGEVAKRYRYQGTNTEVGFITSVSESFCSSCTRARIAADGNFYTCLFAGEGFNLKDLLRSGISDEQMEETIVSRWKYREDRYSDERTEETARNRKKIEMSYIGG, encoded by the coding sequence ATGCAACAGTCAGTCATAACGGATAAATTTGGCCGAGCCCTGCAGGACTTGCGAATTTCAGTGACAGATCGCTGCAATTTTCGCTGTCGCTATTGTATGCCCCGTGAAATATTTGGAAAGGACTTTGTATTTCTTCCGAAAGAGCATTTGTTAAGCTTTGAGGAAATTGAGCGTTTAGCAAAGATATTTCTAAAATTAGGTGTTCGAAAAATTCGACTAACAGGTGGAGAACCATTATTACGAAAGGGCATAGTGTCGTTAATTGAACGATTAGCAGCATTAGAGGGTCTCCAGGACATTGGTTTAACGACAAATGCCGTACTGCTTGGCAAAATGTCCGATGATTTAAAAGCAGCAGGATTAAAACGGGTTAATGTCAGTCTTGACGCGATTGAAGATGAAACGTTCATGCAGATTAATGATAGTAATTACCGGACGCAGCCAGTTATTAATAGTATTATCAAAGCAAAAAAAGCCGGATTAGAAGTGAAAGTCAACATGGTCGTAAAAAAAGGGATGAATGATCACCAGGTTGTCCCAATGGCCGCTTTTTTTAAAGATTTGAGTATTACGTTACGGTATATCGAATTTATGGATGTAGGTCAAACAAACGGTTGGGATTTTAAACATGTGCTTACTAAGAAAGAAATCTTCGACATGCTTAGCGAACATTATTCACTAGAGCCGGTTGACCCATCCTATTTTGGTGAAGTAGCCAAAAGGTATCGTTATCAAGGGACTAACACAGAAGTAGGGTTTATCACATCTGTTTCCGAATCTTTTTGTTCCTCCTGCACACGGGCAAGAATTGCAGCAGACGGTAACTTCTATACTTGTTTATTTGCCGGGGAAGGATTTAATTTAAAAGATCTTTTGCGGAGCGGTATAAGTGATGAGCAAATGGAAGAAACGATTGTGTCCCGCTGGAAATACCGGGAGGATCGTTATTCCGACGAACGGACCGAAGAAACAGCACGCAATCGTAAGAAAATTGAAATGTCGTATATCGGTGGATAA
- a CDS encoding DUF86 domain-containing protein, translated as MYFVDMRQMNETLDFFDETLKIVKEQHFATSLEYLALERITHVLIEAIIDTGNMMIDGFIMRDPGSYLDIVHILADENVLPEEDIKVYEDIVSIRKKLVQDYKKMDHQELQTLLAENLPVLLQFTTHIRSYLASEMGIANTFTNIN; from the coding sequence ATGTATTTTGTTGATATGAGACAAATGAATGAAACATTGGATTTTTTTGATGAAACGTTAAAGATAGTGAAAGAACAGCACTTTGCAACCTCATTGGAGTATCTTGCATTGGAACGGATCACACATGTATTAATCGAAGCCATTATTGATACAGGTAATATGATGATCGATGGTTTTATCATGAGAGATCCAGGCAGTTACCTTGATATTGTCCACATCTTAGCTGATGAGAACGTATTGCCGGAAGAAGATATTAAGGTGTATGAAGATATAGTAAGCATTCGCAAGAAATTAGTGCAGGATTATAAAAAAATGGACCATCAGGAACTGCAAACATTGTTAGCTGAGAATTTGCCGGTGTTATTGCAATTTACCACGCATATTCGGAGCTACTTGGCTAGTGAAATGGGAATTGCTAATACGTTTACCAATATTAATTAA
- a CDS encoding SAV0927 family protein: protein MQNDRLTFIKNEQENSNIRLVSFKGGLDRFDLAIISSDCLGDEFIIVDLNTNKYSKLNASMLDSTEFVEHAFQYSQLEADDFRAYLKPILQEN from the coding sequence TTGCAAAACGATCGACTTACATTTATAAAAAACGAACAAGAAAACAGTAATATACGATTAGTAAGCTTTAAAGGTGGCCTAGACCGCTTTGACCTTGCGATTATTTCTTCAGATTGCTTGGGTGATGAGTTTATCATTGTGGATCTGAATACCAATAAGTATTCCAAGTTAAATGCATCGATGCTTGACAGTACTGAATTTGTCGAACATGCTTTTCAGTACAGTCAACTGGAAGCGGACGATTTTCGTGCCTATTTAAAGCCAATATTACAGGAAAACTAA
- a CDS encoding YutD family protein: MVEVQGQRYQIIKDYRNGFEEKAFKDRYTDILSKYDFIVGDWGYEQLRLKGFYDDQNPKATFDTKISTCEDYLYEYCNFGCRFFIVKQMEN, encoded by the coding sequence TTGGTTGAGGTACAAGGTCAACGTTATCAAATTATTAAAGACTATCGAAATGGCTTTGAAGAAAAAGCTTTTAAGGACAGATACACCGATATTTTAAGTAAATACGATTTTATCGTTGGAGACTGGGGTTATGAGCAGTTACGCCTAAAAGGTTTTTATGATGATCAAAATCCGAAGGCAACATTTGATACGAAAATCAGCACATGTGAAGATTATTTATATGAATACTGTAATTTTGGCTGCCGTTTCTTTATCGTGAAGCAAATGGAAAACTAA
- a CDS encoding M23 family metallopeptidase, giving the protein MQRYTVCIFLSFFLLSTIAHAEENVDIEQQKITLYKQIEAITLIPWHYLAALNRYEANIAEDPAEDALIHINIPKEKWYGAAPVDEPIDEETILLFGGIGKDGDGDGIADRNNQYDILYTIANYLQQYGSTPQDIRTGLWNYYKRELTVLSIMNYARLFDTYQKIDLDETAFPIPKGYNYSYRNTWGDARGFGGRRIHEGTDIFANYGTPVRATTYGIIELKGWNKYGGWRIGIRDIYNRYHYYAHLNGFADGLEIGDIVEAGQTIGSVGASGYGPPGTSGKFPPHLHYGLYKDNGKTEWSFDPFPNLKRWERKNP; this is encoded by the coding sequence ATTCAGCGCTATACAGTTTGTATATTCCTTAGTTTTTTTCTTCTCTCTACTATAGCACATGCAGAAGAAAATGTGGATATCGAACAACAAAAAATCACATTATATAAGCAAATCGAAGCAATCACACTTATACCTTGGCACTATTTAGCAGCCTTGAACCGATATGAAGCAAATATTGCGGAAGATCCGGCAGAAGACGCGCTAATCCATATTAATATCCCGAAAGAAAAATGGTATGGCGCAGCACCTGTGGATGAACCAATCGACGAAGAAACCATTTTATTGTTCGGCGGAATTGGGAAAGATGGAGACGGAGATGGAATTGCAGATCGAAATAACCAGTATGACATACTATATACCATCGCCAATTACTTACAACAATACGGGAGCACTCCTCAGGATATACGCACGGGACTTTGGAATTATTATAAACGAGAACTCACTGTTTTATCTATCATGAACTATGCCCGTTTGTTTGATACGTATCAGAAGATTGACCTTGACGAAACGGCCTTTCCTATACCTAAAGGCTATAATTACAGTTACCGAAATACTTGGGGAGATGCTCGTGGATTTGGTGGTCGTCGTATTCATGAAGGGACCGATATATTTGCCAATTATGGAACACCTGTAAGAGCAACTACCTATGGTATCATTGAACTTAAAGGCTGGAATAAATATGGCGGATGGCGCATTGGTATTCGAGATATCTACAATCGTTATCATTATTATGCGCATTTGAATGGGTTCGCAGACGGTTTAGAGATCGGTGACATTGTCGAAGCCGGACAAACAATCGGCTCCGTTGGGGCATCAGGTTATGGACCTCCAGGTACTTCTGGCAAGTTTCCGCCACATTTGCATTATGGATTATATAAGGACAACGGCAAGACAGAATGGTCATTTGATCCTTTTCCCAATTTAAAAAGGTGGGAAAGAAAAAACCCGTAA
- a CDS encoding MetS family NSS transporter small subunit, giving the protein MTASAIVMAIIGGVIIWGGLIVSILNAKNASNN; this is encoded by the coding sequence ATGACAGCAAGTGCGATTGTAATGGCGATTATCGGTGGCGTTATTATTTGGGGTGGTTTAATTGTAAGTATATTAAACGCCAAAAATGCTTCTAATAATTAA
- a CDS encoding sodium-dependent transporter: MENRSQWGTRIGFLLAAIGSAVGLGNIWRFPATAFENGGGAFFVPYLFALLTAGIPLLIMEYTIGHKFRSSSPRSFAKISKGMEWIGWWQVFISFVISTYYPIIIAWSLMYAYFSFGTKWGNDPTGFFVGDYLNLADAGTFGSFVPSVLLPLILVWILVFFFLGRGVKKGIEFANRIFIPTLFIVFFIIVIRAVTLPGAVEGLNAFFEPDWSRILDGSVWVAAYGQIFFSLSIAFAIMITYSSYLPRKSDITNNAFITGFANSSFELLAGIGVFAALGFMAQQSGVSVSEVVQGGVGLAFMVFPEIISQMPGSTFFGLLFFASLFLAGLSSMISISETYIAGIQEKFSISRGTAVLIGGGLAFVVSLFYANQGGLNLLDTVDHFINNYGVALAGLFEVVAIAWFARELKNLQIHADSVSDIKLGVWWRFCLSIITPVILGCMMLLNLKNELSDAYEGYPIDFLFKYGWIVAIGAMLFGALLTIKKWPEKDHEA, from the coding sequence ATGGAAAATCGATCACAATGGGGAACACGCATAGGTTTCCTTCTTGCAGCAATTGGATCTGCTGTAGGGTTGGGAAACATTTGGCGATTCCCGGCAACAGCATTTGAAAATGGCGGGGGTGCGTTCTTTGTACCGTATTTATTTGCCTTATTAACAGCAGGTATTCCGTTGCTGATTATGGAATACACAATAGGTCATAAGTTTCGTAGTTCTTCACCACGCAGTTTTGCAAAAATAAGTAAAGGAATGGAATGGATCGGATGGTGGCAAGTATTCATTTCTTTCGTTATTTCTACTTACTACCCAATTATTATTGCCTGGTCCTTAATGTACGCTTATTTCTCATTTGGGACAAAATGGGGCAACGATCCGACCGGATTCTTCGTTGGTGACTATTTAAATCTGGCGGATGCAGGAACATTTGGATCTTTTGTTCCTTCTGTATTATTGCCATTAATTCTTGTTTGGATACTCGTATTCTTTTTCTTAGGACGAGGAGTTAAGAAAGGGATTGAATTTGCAAATAGAATTTTTATTCCGACATTATTTATTGTTTTCTTTATTATTGTTATACGTGCCGTTACATTACCTGGAGCTGTCGAAGGTTTAAATGCCTTCTTTGAACCGGATTGGAGCAGAATTTTGGACGGTTCGGTCTGGGTGGCAGCATATGGTCAAATCTTTTTCAGTTTGTCGATTGCATTTGCCATTATGATAACTTATTCATCTTACTTACCAAGAAAATCAGATATTACTAATAATGCGTTTATTACTGGTTTTGCCAATTCTTCTTTTGAGTTATTAGCCGGTATTGGAGTCTTTGCGGCATTAGGTTTTATGGCACAACAGTCTGGTGTTAGTGTTTCAGAAGTCGTGCAAGGTGGAGTTGGACTAGCATTTATGGTATTTCCTGAGATTATCAGTCAAATGCCAGGGTCTACTTTCTTCGGACTCTTGTTTTTTGCCTCATTATTCTTAGCAGGGCTATCTTCCATGATTTCAATTTCCGAAACGTATATTGCAGGTATTCAAGAGAAATTCTCTATTTCCCGTGGAACTGCGGTTCTGATAGGTGGAGGTCTTGCGTTTGTTGTATCGTTATTCTATGCCAACCAAGGCGGATTAAACTTGTTAGATACGGTCGATCACTTTATTAATAATTATGGCGTCGCTTTAGCTGGTTTATTTGAAGTTGTAGCCATTGCATGGTTTGCCCGTGAGTTAAAGAATTTACAAATTCATGCGGATTCTGTATCTGATATTAAGCTAGGTGTATGGTGGAGATTTTGTTTAAGTATTATAACACCAGTAATTTTAGGCTGTATGATGCTGCTGAATTTGAAAAATGAACTATCAGATGCATATGAAGGCTATCCGATTGATTTCTTATTCAAGTATGGCTGGATCGTGGCGATCGGTGCCATGCTCTTTGGTGCATTACTGACGATTAAAAAATGGCCTGAGAAAGATCATGAAGCATAA
- the yunB gene encoding sporulation protein YunB, whose protein sequence is MMPKKRWVKKRKVATPPSQIVFISFFFFILAMIASLYVVNDGIKPVLLDYAEYRVKSISNQAMGIAVSKKISEDLNAEELIQTQVNEQGNVESYTFNAVVENRVQRNIQYRVENFLKLLEEGERPETGIPIELEKDLDPSEQELLDDIRENGLLVEVPVGQALGIPILANLGPKIPVNMEVIGAVGTEITSQLVQTGINGAWIYINVHINVEMRVVIPFASKPVKLEQDIPVSKVFHPGDVPDYYHDGEGSSNLSVPIEPDLME, encoded by the coding sequence ATGATGCCAAAGAAAAGATGGGTTAAAAAAAGAAAAGTAGCAACACCTCCAAGCCAAATCGTGTTTATCTCCTTTTTCTTTTTTATATTGGCGATGATTGCAAGTCTATATGTGGTGAATGACGGTATTAAACCAGTTTTGCTTGACTATGCAGAATATAGAGTAAAGTCTATTTCAAATCAAGCAATGGGGATTGCTGTCAGTAAGAAAATATCAGAAGATTTAAATGCAGAAGAATTAATTCAAACGCAAGTCAATGAACAAGGGAATGTGGAGAGCTATACGTTTAATGCAGTTGTCGAAAATCGGGTACAGCGTAACATTCAATATCGGGTTGAAAATTTTCTGAAGTTGTTGGAGGAGGGCGAAAGACCAGAAACAGGGATCCCGATAGAGCTGGAAAAGGATCTAGATCCTTCAGAGCAAGAACTGCTGGATGATATAAGAGAAAATGGTTTGTTAGTGGAGGTTCCGGTTGGTCAAGCGTTAGGAATTCCAATCCTAGCTAATTTGGGTCCGAAAATTCCGGTGAATATGGAAGTGATCGGAGCGGTAGGAACGGAAATAACGAGCCAGCTTGTGCAGACAGGCATTAATGGTGCGTGGATTTATATAAACGTCCACATTAACGTGGAAATGAGAGTAGTTATACCATTTGCTTCTAAACCTGTAAAACTTGAACAAGATATACCGGTTTCAAAGGTTTTCCATCCTGGTGATGTACCAGATTACTATCATGATGGCGAAGGTTCTTCCAATCTTTCCGTACCGATTGAGCCTGATTTAATGGAGTAG
- a CDS encoding HD-GYP domain-containing protein, giving the protein MKLIPTKNIRPGFELAKPIYDARGRILVQEEIRLTQSMVHRLQNLGVTYVFIRDKDTEDIFVHPPIPDQQRMEAIQQIKETFKPVEVQGISNQNYLLDKTVNKLNHLVTEIAEELGKNEDVIHYLSDLLIIDNYVFSHSFNVSLYTLALAQEKNMKKSELEQLGLGAILHDIGKIILPDEILNKPGKLSDTEFQIVQSHTDYGFEMLRKAPGIPLLVAHCAFQHHERLDGSGYPRGITEDVIHPYARIIGVADVFDAVTSNRVYREALLPHEGLEILYSGAGTLFDKSLVETFKKTIALYPNGLTVQLSDGREGVVAHQNYHLLERPVVRILKENGVNVTPYDLDLAKVLNVMIHSHKQTQSS; this is encoded by the coding sequence ATGAAATTAATTCCCACAAAAAATATCCGTCCTGGTTTTGAATTAGCGAAGCCTATTTATGATGCACGTGGAAGGATACTTGTCCAAGAAGAAATAAGGTTAACCCAATCAATGGTCCATCGTCTGCAGAATTTAGGTGTAACCTATGTTTTTATACGTGATAAGGATACGGAGGATATTTTTGTCCATCCACCAATTCCAGACCAACAACGGATGGAAGCGATTCAGCAGATCAAAGAGACCTTTAAACCTGTTGAAGTTCAGGGTATTTCCAATCAAAATTATTTATTAGATAAAACAGTAAATAAATTAAATCATCTTGTAACTGAAATTGCAGAGGAACTGGGAAAAAATGAAGACGTGATTCATTATTTATCTGACCTGTTAATTATTGATAATTATGTTTTTTCTCATTCATTTAATGTAAGTTTGTATACCCTGGCACTCGCACAAGAAAAAAATATGAAAAAATCAGAATTAGAACAGCTTGGTTTAGGTGCAATCTTGCATGATATCGGAAAAATAATTCTGCCTGATGAAATATTAAATAAACCGGGTAAACTGTCTGATACGGAGTTTCAAATAGTACAATCCCATACCGATTATGGCTTTGAGATGTTGAGGAAGGCACCCGGAATTCCTTTACTTGTTGCGCATTGTGCATTTCAGCATCATGAACGTTTGGATGGATCCGGTTATCCGCGCGGCATTACAGAAGACGTGATTCATCCGTACGCCAGGATAATTGGTGTTGCAGATGTATTTGATGCAGTTACAAGTAACAGGGTTTACCGTGAAGCGCTGTTGCCGCATGAAGGCCTGGAAATACTTTATAGTGGCGCTGGTACTCTTTTTGATAAATCGTTAGTCGAAACATTCAAGAAAACCATTGCACTCTATCCAAACGGGTTGACGGTTCAATTGAGTGATGGCCGTGAAGGAGTCGTTGCCCACCAAAATTATCATCTGTTAGAAAGGCCAGTTGTGCGAATTTTGAAGGAGAATGGTGTCAACGTTACTCCTTATGATCTGGATCTTGCCAAAGTGCTGAACGTCATGATTCATTCACACAAACAAACGCAGTCCAGTTAA
- a CDS encoding YunC family protein, which produces MMEMKPIDIKGHAFTAVTVRLPYTNLLVITNEKGYVMCGALDVDLLNDRLTDRPIIAGRAVGVKTIEDLKKATLDKVTNHSKQFGWYEGMPIEEALLKIV; this is translated from the coding sequence ATGATGGAAATGAAGCCAATTGATATTAAAGGTCATGCGTTTACTGCTGTAACGGTTCGATTACCATATACCAATTTATTAGTGATTACGAACGAAAAAGGTTATGTAATGTGTGGTGCATTAGATGTAGACTTATTAAATGACCGGCTGACAGATCGTCCTATTATTGCAGGACGCGCAGTGGGAGTAAAGACCATAGAGGATTTAAAAAAAGCAACCTTAGATAAAGTAACAAACCATTCTAAACAATTCGGCTGGTATGAAGGTATGCCTATAGAAGAAGCACTATTGAAAATTGTGTAA
- a CDS encoding bifunctional metallophosphatase/5'-nucleotidase — translation MMEHIYFYYCNDLHSHFEQWPQIVHYFKQKKHQHQRLNQESWFIDIGDHVDRSHPIAEAYKGKANVELLNEAGFDFATLGNNEGITLEYNDLYHLYDQADFQVTCANLQSIEGKQPTWLKNSIAFTTNENTRVKILGLTAPFNPFYNPLGWQVESPFDYLSREINKLKEDTDILILLSHLGYSEDQLIAEKFPQIDIIIGGHTHHLLKNGEVVNQTLLTAAGKHGKYVGEIHIGWDRTSAEIVDKQAYAVETEHMKQDKDTIQLLEKKSEQAEEQLNQPVTYLHQRLEVDWYKRTPIIQLLTDELKKWTKADISMLNAGLLLESMEPGYITYGDVHRICPHPINPCTVQLRGIEILEVVRGAYNQRLVELELMGFGFRGKILGAFVFSGTEIQTTQDEEGVEHVQKVLLNNKELEHERVYTFATADMFTFGKMFPEIARSKTKQFYLPEFLRDLLKETLQNRL, via the coding sequence ATGATGGAACATATTTATTTCTATTATTGCAATGATTTACATAGTCACTTTGAACAATGGCCGCAGATCGTTCATTATTTTAAACAAAAAAAACACCAGCATCAAAGGCTCAATCAGGAATCCTGGTTCATTGATATTGGAGATCATGTCGACCGATCTCACCCCATTGCAGAAGCATACAAAGGGAAGGCAAATGTCGAACTGTTAAATGAGGCTGGCTTTGATTTTGCAACGCTTGGAAATAATGAAGGCATCACGCTCGAATATAATGACCTGTATCATTTGTATGACCAGGCAGATTTCCAAGTTACTTGTGCTAATTTGCAGTCTATCGAAGGAAAGCAACCAACCTGGTTAAAAAATAGTATAGCTTTCACAACAAACGAAAATACCCGTGTCAAAATCCTTGGTTTAACGGCACCGTTTAATCCTTTCTATAATCCGTTAGGCTGGCAAGTGGAAAGTCCGTTTGATTATTTGTCACGTGAAATAAATAAGTTGAAAGAAGATACGGATATTTTGATCCTCTTATCACATTTAGGCTACTCAGAGGATCAATTGATTGCTGAGAAATTTCCCCAGATTGATATTATTATAGGGGGCCATACACATCACCTGCTAAAAAATGGCGAGGTTGTAAACCAAACCCTTCTAACAGCTGCGGGAAAGCATGGTAAATATGTAGGAGAAATTCATATTGGCTGGGATCGAACTTCTGCTGAGATTGTTGATAAGCAAGCATATGCAGTTGAAACAGAACATATGAAGCAAGACAAGGACACGATCCAATTGCTTGAAAAGAAAAGTGAACAGGCGGAAGAACAGTTAAATCAACCGGTCACTTATCTGCATCAACGGTTAGAAGTAGATTGGTATAAACGAACACCAATTATTCAACTTTTAACAGATGAATTAAAGAAGTGGACCAAGGCTGATATCAGTATGTTAAATGCCGGGCTTCTTCTGGAAAGTATGGAGCCAGGATATATCACATATGGTGATGTGCATCGAATCTGTCCTCATCCGATCAATCCATGTACCGTACAACTCAGAGGAATTGAAATTTTAGAAGTAGTTCGGGGTGCATATAACCAGCGATTAGTGGAGTTAGAGCTGATGGGATTTGGTTTTAGAGGTAAGATTCTCGGTGCATTTGTCTTTAGTGGTACTGAGATTCAGACGACTCAAGATGAAGAGGGGGTGGAGCATGTTCAGAAAGTATTACTAAATAATAAGGAATTAGAACATGAGCGAGTCTACACCTTTGCTACAGCTGATATGTTTACCTTTGGCAAGATGTTTCCGGAAATAGCCCGCTCGAAGACGAAACAATTTTACTTACCAGAATTTCTTCGAGATTTATTAAAGGAAACCTTGCAAAATAGATTATAG